In Dehalococcoidia bacterium, a single window of DNA contains:
- a CDS encoding transposase — protein MQTWREDILNYFDYPYTNGFLEGKNAKTKASSS, from the coding sequence CTGCAAACCTGGCGCGAGGATATCCTCAACTACTTCGACTATCCCTATACCAATGGCTTCCTTGAGGGCAAGAACGCTAAGACAAAGGCTTCCTCCTCTTGA